The sequence GAGTGGTAGAGGGCGTTGCCGTGTTCAATCGTTGGCACGACCTCGATGTGTTCGGCATCACTGATCCGGGTGAGGCCGCGGACCATGGCCCGGACGCTCTTGCCGAAGTCGGGGCTCTCCATCATGTTGGCGATGTTGGTCGAACCCAGATTGCAGGAGACGTCGGACCCTAGTTTGGTGTAGGTTTGGTCATCGTTGACCCGGGACGGGATCTGGACCTGGGCAATTTCGGAGCAGAGGTTGCTGATAACGACCTTGCCGTCGATCGGGTTGGCCCGGTTGACCGTGTCGATGTTGATGATGTAAGGGTAGCCGGATTCCTGCTGGAGCTTGCTGATCTCATCCTCGAGGTCGCGGGCGTTGACCTTCTTCTTGTGGATTTCGTCGTTAGCAACCAGCTTGTCGTACTCCGCCGTGATGTCGACGTAGGAGAATGGCTTCCCGTAGACCCGCTCGACGTCGTAGGGACTGAAGAGGTACATGTCCTCGTTCTTCTCGACTAGCTCATAGAACTTATCGGGCACCGTGATCCCCAGTGAGAGGGTCTTCAGCCGGATCTTTTCGTCGGCATTTTCCTTCTTGGCCCCCAAAAATTCGATGATGTCGGGGTGGAAAACGCTCAGGTAGACCACGCCGGCCCCCTGCCGCTGACCCAATTGGTTGGAGTAGGAGAAGCTGTCTTCTAAGAGCTTCATCACCGGGACGACCCCGCTGGCCGCACCCTTGATCTTCTTGATTGGCGCACCGGCCTCCCGCAGGTTGGAGAGGTTGATTCCGACCCCGCCACCAATCTTGGAGAGCTGGAGGGCGGAGTTGATCGTCCGCCCAATCGTGTTCATGTCGTCAGTGGTTTGGATAACGAAGCAGGAGACGAATTCACCGCGCCGCTTCCGCCCGACGTTCAAGAAGGTCGGAGTGGCCGGCTGGTAGCGCTGGTGGATGATTTCATCGGCCAGGTCCATGGCCAATTCTTCGTTGCCGTTGGCCAGGTAGAGGGCGTTCATCGCTACCCGGTCAATGTAGTTTTCCAGGTAGTATTCTTTGTCATTGGTGCGTAGGGCATACTGGGCGTAGAACTTGTAGGCCGCCATGAAGGAGTGGAAGTGGAAATCCTGGTCCCGGAGGTAGGCGTAGAGCTTTTCAATGAAGGCCGGGCTGTACTGGCCCACGAAGCCGCGCTCAATGTAGTCGTTGTCTTCCAGCCAGGCGAAGCGTTCCTTTAATGAAGAGAAGTGCTTCGTGTTTGGTTCAACGTTTTCCTTGAGAAAATCGGCCAGGGCCTCCTTGTCCTTTTCGAGCTGAATCTGGCCATCGCGGGGGATGTTAACCTCGTTGTTGAGGTCGAAGTACTTTACCTTTGTCAGATCAATGTCAGATAATGCCATCTTGCTTTACTCACTTTCTTTGATTTTGGGCAATTTTTATTTTAGACAATTATTTTAGACAATAAAGAAGCCAGGAAGAAAAATCTACCTGGCTAGATAAGTAACGTCTCTTAGGCTAATTGCTGAAGACGGTCTGGACGGAAGCCGGAGAATGCGTTACCATTGGGCAGCTTAACGACCGGGGTTGCCATGAAGCCCTCGGCCTTGAGCTGGGAAACGTATTCCGGCTGTTCGTCGATGTTGTGTTCAATGAAATCAATCTGGTGCTGCTTGAGGAACTTCTTTGTCATCTTGCACTGAATGCAGTCGTTCTTTGAGAAAACAGTTACCATTTTAATCGCTCCTTATGTTCGCTTAGTGATGTTATCTAGTATAGCGGGAAATAAGGAAAAATCAATCGAAAAACTACCACATGTTGTGACTTGTTTTTAGTGAAACGCGACATGTGGTAGCAACGACGGGTAATGGAAATTGTGAAACTTTTTAAACCGACTAGTGACTAATCACTAGATAAAGACTAACAACATATTATACACTTGAAAAGGCAAAAAGTGTTTATCAATTATGGAGAAACTTTATGGAAGAGGAAAAAAATCATCGTCATTACATGCGTGAAGCAATCCGTGAAGCAAAGCGGGCGCAAATCCTGGACGAGGTCCCAATTGGCGCGGTCGTGGTTCATGACGGCCAGATTATTGGTCGCGGTCACAACATGCGGGAAAAGTTTCAAGACGTGACCTACCATGCCGAAATGCTGGCAATTATGGAGGCCTGCACGACCCTGGGCAGCTGGCGGCTGGAGGATTGCGACCTGTACGTGACCCTGGAGCCCTGCATCATGTGCAGTGGGGCGATCATCAACGCCCGGATCAAGAACGTTTATTACGGGGCCGCTGATCCCAAGGCGGGGGCAGTCGACAGCCTCTACCACTTACTGAACGATTCGCGGCTCAACCACCAGGTCAACGTTCATAGTGGACTGTTGGGGGATGAATGCAGCCAAATGCTAAGGGACTTTTTCCGGGCCATCCGCAAGAAGCGCAAGGCGGCTCGGAAAAAACGTCGGGCAAAGGGCTAGCAATTATGGGCAAAGTAGTGTACTATAATATTTGCCGTAAGGCCTTAGAGCAAGGTTGCACTTACGAACCGTGTCAGGTCCGGAAGGAAGCAGCACTAAGTATGAAGCAGCTTGTGCTCTAAGTTTGAGAGATAATCAGTGAGGTTCGTGATAAGGGTATTCTTATCGCGGGCCTCTTTAATTTTATGGTAAGATTAAATTTAACTATTTCAAAACAGATCGATCCCCATTGGGAAGGAAAACTTGTATAATATTGAAAGTAGTTTGATTTTGAGAAAGGAAGGTTAGCGTGAGTTACCAGGCACTATACCGGGTTTGGCGTCCCCAGCGTTTCGACGAGCTTGTCGGTCAGCAGATCGTCACCCAGACGCTGAAAAACGCCATCATCACCCACCAGATCAGCCATGCCTACCTCTTCGCCGGACCGCGGGGCACCGGGAAGACTTCGGCGGCCAAGATCTTTGCCAAGGCGGTTAACTGTCACCATTCTGAGGATGGCGAACCCTGCAACAAGTGTGAGATTTGCAAGGCAATCACCAACGGCCAGCTCAATGACGTGATCGAAATTGATGCGGCCTCCAACAACGGGGTTGAAGAGATCCGGGACATTCGTGACAAGGCCAAGTACGCGCCAACCCAGGCCGACTACAAGGTCTACATCATCGACGAAGTCCACATGCTGTCGACGGGGGCCTTCAACGCCCTGCTGAAAACCTTGGAGGAACCGCCAGCCAACGTGATCTTCATCCTAGCGACGACGGAGCCGCACAAGATTCCGTTGACGATCATCTCCCGGGTTCAGCGCTTCGACTTCCGGCGGATCTCCGCCCAGGACGCCTTTGACCGGATGAAGTACATCCTGGATCAGAAGAAGGTGGACTACGAGGAGAAGGCCCTCTGGGTGATTGCTAACGCCGCCGAGGGTGGAATGCGGGACGCCCTTAGCATCCTCGACCAGGTATTGTCCTTTAGTGACAACCAGGTCAAGCTCGACGATGCCCTGCTGGTGACCGGCAGCGTGACTAAGCAGCTGTTGAAGAAGTACTTCCTGGAGGTGGCGCACCAGCAGAGTGCCGCCGCCCTGGATACCATGCAAAAGATTCTCAGTGAAGGGAAGGATGGTCAGCGCTTCATCGAAGACCTGATCGCCTTTATCCGCGACGTCCTGCTCTACCAGGAGTCACCGAAGCTGATCGTGGTTGCCAGCACCGGCCTCAAGGATGAGGACTTTCAGGAGCTGAGCAAGGCGGTTGACGCGACGACCCTCTACCAGATGATCGATGAGCTCAACGACATTCAAGAGGAGATGCGCTTTACTACCCACCCCGACGTCTACTTGGAGGTCCTGACGGTCAAACTCTGCCAGATCAGGTCGACAAACCAGAATCAGGCAGTCGGGCCAGCACCTCAAGCACTAGCGGCTCAGGAGCAGGCGGCCCAGCCAAACCTGGCGGCCAACCAGACGATCCAGCAGCTTCAGCAAGAGATTCAGCAGCTCCAGCAGACGGTCAAGAACCTGTCCGCCAATCCGGGACCCCGGGCCGGCGCTAAGCCGAGCAAACCCCGGGTCCCTCAGCGCAACGTGCAGGTGAACCTGAACCAGGTTTATCCGGTCTTGGGTGCCGCCACGCGGAAGGACCTGGTGAACATCCAAAACCTCTGGGGCGACATGCTCAACCACCTGACGGTTCCCCAACGCTCGCTCCTCCACGTTTCCAAGCCGGTGGCGGCTAGTGACAGCGGGGTGATCGTCGCCTTTGACTACGCCTTTCTCTTTAAGGAAGCGACGACCGACGAAAACCTGACTACGGCGATGGAACAAGCCCTACAAAGCCTGATGGGGACGGAGCACCGGGTCGTCTTCGTGCCGAAGAACAAGTGGCCGCAGATTCGCCAGACCTACATCAAGGAGCACGGCCTGGACAAGCGGTCCGCCCGGCCAAAGGCGGTTGCTAAGCCTAAGCCAAGCCCGGCGGCCGCACAAACCCAGCCTCAGCAGGACGTGACGACCACCACCCAACCGAGCCCGGCCACGGCAGCGACGACCACGTCAACTGCCCAGCCCCAGCCAACTCCGACACCGTCATCAGCGGCGCCATTGCCGGAGGAGCCACCGTTGCCTGATGAACCA comes from Limosilactobacillus sp. and encodes:
- the nrdE gene encoding class 1b ribonucleoside-diphosphate reductase subunit alpha, whose product is MALSDIDLTKVKYFDLNNEVNIPRDGQIQLEKDKEALADFLKENVEPNTKHFSSLKERFAWLEDNDYIERGFVGQYSPAFIEKLYAYLRDQDFHFHSFMAAYKFYAQYALRTNDKEYYLENYIDRVAMNALYLANGNEELAMDLADEIIHQRYQPATPTFLNVGRKRRGEFVSCFVIQTTDDMNTIGRTINSALQLSKIGGGVGINLSNLREAGAPIKKIKGAASGVVPVMKLLEDSFSYSNQLGQRQGAGVVYLSVFHPDIIEFLGAKKENADEKIRLKTLSLGITVPDKFYELVEKNEDMYLFSPYDVERVYGKPFSYVDITAEYDKLVANDEIHKKKVNARDLEDEISKLQQESGYPYIINIDTVNRANPIDGKVVISNLCSEIAQVQIPSRVNDDQTYTKLGSDVSCNLGSTNIANMMESPDFGKSVRAMVRGLTRISDAEHIEVVPTIEHGNALYHSIGLGAMGLHGYLAKHHIQYGSPVAIEFTGVYFMLLNYWSLVASNEIARERHETFYDFDKSAYADGSYFTKYVERDWGPQSDVVKELFDGIFIPGVEDWKKLRDQVMKDGLYNAYRMAVAPNGSTAYINDSTASITPIVNRIEERQEKMIGKIYYPAPYLSNDTLPYYKSAYDIDMRRVIDTYAAAQQHVDQSMSLTIFMRSTIPAGLYEWKDGRTDKMTTRDLNILRHYAYKKGIKSIYYVRTFTDDQDEIGANQCESCVI
- the nrdH gene encoding glutaredoxin-like protein NrdH, with the protein product MVTVFSKNDCIQCKMTKKFLKQHQIDFIEHNIDEQPEYVSQLKAEGFMATPVVKLPNGNAFSGFRPDRLQQLA
- the tadA gene encoding tRNA adenosine(34) deaminase TadA, whose amino-acid sequence is MEEEKNHRHYMREAIREAKRAQILDEVPIGAVVVHDGQIIGRGHNMREKFQDVTYHAEMLAIMEACTTLGSWRLEDCDLYVTLEPCIMCSGAIINARIKNVYYGAADPKAGAVDSLYHLLNDSRLNHQVNVHSGLLGDECSQMLRDFFRAIRKKRKAARKKRRAKG
- the dnaX gene encoding DNA polymerase III subunit gamma/tau codes for the protein MSYQALYRVWRPQRFDELVGQQIVTQTLKNAIITHQISHAYLFAGPRGTGKTSAAKIFAKAVNCHHSEDGEPCNKCEICKAITNGQLNDVIEIDAASNNGVEEIRDIRDKAKYAPTQADYKVYIIDEVHMLSTGAFNALLKTLEEPPANVIFILATTEPHKIPLTIISRVQRFDFRRISAQDAFDRMKYILDQKKVDYEEKALWVIANAAEGGMRDALSILDQVLSFSDNQVKLDDALLVTGSVTKQLLKKYFLEVAHQQSAAALDTMQKILSEGKDGQRFIEDLIAFIRDVLLYQESPKLIVVASTGLKDEDFQELSKAVDATTLYQMIDELNDIQEEMRFTTHPDVYLEVLTVKLCQIRSTNQNQAVGPAPQALAAQEQAAQPNLAANQTIQQLQQEIQQLQQTVKNLSANPGPRAGAKPSKPRVPQRNVQVNLNQVYPVLGAATRKDLVNIQNLWGDMLNHLTVPQRSLLHVSKPVAASDSGVIVAFDYAFLFKEATTDENLTTAMEQALQSLMGTEHRVVFVPKNKWPQIRQTYIKEHGLDKRSARPKAVAKPKPSPAAAQTQPQQDVTTTTQPSPATAATTTSTAQPQPTPTPSSAAPLPEEPPLPDEPPAPEDETAPQETATAGDRPTDPVAAAKQLFGDDIVKIEDN